In Halorussus limi, a genomic segment contains:
- a CDS encoding ABC transporter substrate-binding protein, which produces MTRDGDGSRTETSDNSRRTFLKASGTAGAAGLVGLPGYVGNVTAQRPTLNVLTWEEYGDQQLLGPIQEQVGVDIQITKSTSSAKMFSSWNAGQYRQYDIAIPNNNYVPKMMNADLLAPVPEDVVTNQSSIYDTFQTFADNQFTSEGDAYGVPIRFGWYGYSYDSRKIPDHDPTYEILFSDQFEGVDLQNKIVMYDNHFKAMSAAALYLGMQDAFKGKQVSLSQQQLDEVKQTMIDQKPLLQGYIAADPTYIKSFRQGNFLVGQSGRNEIVEMKVNGDNWPKMATPKEGSLAWFESAVVSKASNNKQKAWEVVNEYISPKLGATLAKVGYSPSVNPATQQYLTERQNNLYGAIAPERLQNFIPFKAVENERAWIQAWEEIKVA; this is translated from the coding sequence ATGACACGAGACGGTGACGGCAGTCGCACCGAAACGAGCGATAACTCTCGGCGGACGTTCCTGAAAGCGAGCGGGACGGCCGGGGCGGCCGGACTGGTCGGACTACCGGGATACGTCGGAAACGTCACGGCCCAGCGGCCGACGCTCAACGTCCTGACGTGGGAGGAGTACGGCGACCAGCAACTGCTCGGTCCGATTCAAGAGCAGGTCGGGGTGGACATCCAGATTACCAAGTCCACGTCGTCGGCCAAGATGTTCTCGTCGTGGAACGCCGGGCAGTACCGCCAGTACGACATCGCCATCCCGAACAACAACTACGTCCCGAAGATGATGAACGCGGACCTGCTGGCTCCGGTCCCCGAGGACGTAGTCACGAACCAGAGCAGCATCTACGACACGTTCCAGACCTTCGCCGACAACCAGTTCACCAGCGAGGGGGACGCCTACGGGGTCCCGATTCGGTTCGGGTGGTACGGCTACTCCTACGACTCCCGGAAGATTCCGGATCACGACCCGACCTACGAGATTCTGTTCAGCGACCAGTTCGAGGGCGTCGACCTGCAGAACAAGATCGTCATGTACGACAACCACTTCAAGGCGATGAGCGCAGCGGCGCTCTACCTCGGGATGCAGGACGCCTTCAAAGGGAAGCAGGTCAGCCTCTCTCAACAGCAGTTAGACGAGGTCAAGCAGACGATGATAGACCAGAAGCCGCTGTTGCAGGGCTACATTGCTGCGGACCCGACCTACATCAAGTCGTTCCGGCAGGGCAACTTCCTCGTCGGCCAATCCGGGCGGAACGAAATCGTCGAGATGAAAGTCAACGGCGACAACTGGCCGAAGATGGCCACGCCGAAGGAGGGGTCGCTCGCGTGGTTCGAGTCGGCGGTCGTCTCGAAGGCGTCGAACAACAAGCAGAAAGCGTGGGAAGTCGTCAACGAGTACATCTCGCCGAAACTCGGCGCGACGCTGGCGAAAGTGGGCTACTCGCCGAGCGTCAACCCGGCGACCCAGCAGTACCTGACCGAGCGCCAGAACAACCTGTACGGGGCGATAGCCCCCGAGCGCTTGCAGAACTTCATCCCGTTCAAGGCCGTCGAGAACGAGCGCGCGTGGATTCAGGCGTGGGAGGAAATCAAGGTCGCGTAA